The Brachyspira hyodysenteriae ATCC 27164 genome includes a window with the following:
- a CDS encoding cyclic nucleotide-binding domain-containing protein: MEQYNKITIKKSTIIFNYKEEAKDYFYIILKGKVIAHNVFYQNYDIHYKEGDIIGLISSIINEPYYSTIESLEDIEVLKIYVQDLSKIDNYKLIDKISNYLSSIFETWLSKYYSLITNNKVNLYNKEDIVTMANIYKNRGFTDASYKICNGCIKLFKDDIHINEAKKLIINTRPIAKPTCIEENVYSVKKGYCLYTEIEPSSYAYIIRSGKVGIYSIIDSKAVVRSIYSSNYIINYYKPVLDYKPLFTTAVVLEDSIIEIIEKDLIENIINKDNKFINSYIKATAAKINNIILKIKALSAKELNEKLIILIYSFIKMDTLFEKNKNVRLYYSIDDIKNILNIEETNDNVLQVLRQIKHIRIDNSQNIIVHNYANFFKEYENYIM, encoded by the coding sequence ATGGAACAATATAATAAAATAACAATAAAAAAATCAACAATAATTTTTAATTATAAAGAAGAAGCCAAGGACTATTTTTATATAATATTAAAAGGAAAAGTTATAGCCCATAATGTATTTTACCAAAATTATGATATACATTATAAAGAAGGAGATATTATAGGACTTATCTCCTCTATAATAAATGAACCATATTACTCTACAATAGAAAGTCTTGAAGATATAGAAGTACTAAAAATATATGTACAAGATTTATCAAAAATAGATAATTATAAACTTATAGATAAAATATCAAATTATTTGTCTTCAATATTTGAAACTTGGCTTAGTAAATACTATTCATTAATTACAAACAATAAAGTTAATTTATACAATAAAGAAGATATAGTAACAATGGCAAATATTTATAAAAATAGAGGCTTTACAGATGCAAGCTATAAAATATGTAATGGATGTATAAAATTATTTAAAGATGATATTCATATAAATGAAGCCAAGAAACTAATCATAAATACAAGACCAATAGCAAAACCAACATGTATAGAAGAAAACGTTTACAGTGTAAAAAAAGGATATTGTTTGTATACAGAAATAGAACCTAGCAGTTACGCATATATAATAAGATCAGGAAAAGTAGGTATTTATAGTATAATAGACTCTAAAGCTGTAGTAAGATCAATTTACTCATCTAATTATATTATAAATTATTATAAACCTGTTTTGGACTATAAACCCCTTTTTACAACTGCCGTAGTATTAGAGGATTCTATAATAGAAATCATAGAAAAAGACCTTATTGAAAATATTATAAATAAAGATAATAAATTCATTAATAGTTATATAAAAGCTACAGCAGCAAAAATTAATAACATAATATTAAAGATTAAAGCATTATCTGCAAAAGAATTAAATGAAAAATTAATAATACTAATATATTCATTTATCAAAATGGATACTCTATTTGAAAAAAATAAAAATGTACGATTATACTATTCTATAGATGATATAAAAAATATTCTAAACATAGAAGAAACAAATGATAATGTACTTCAAGTTTTAAGACAAATTAAACATATAAGAATAGATAATTCACAAAACATTATAGTACATAATTATGCAAATTTTTTCAAAGAATATGAAAACTATATAATGTAA